The DNA region GAGCTCCTCGCCGAATTGGCGATACGGCGCCTCCGGATCGAGAGCGACGCTCGGTAACATGGGGGCGTTCCCGTCCGCGTCGTCCCGGTGTCACGGTCATCACGGGGCGGGGAGGGGACCACGATGACGGCACGCGCCGCGAGGATGCTGCCCGCGATCGCCGAGATCCTCCGCGCCAAAGGACCCGACGGCTTCCTGCTGAACACGATCGCCGAAGAGCTCGGCACCTCCAGCCGAATGCTGGTGTACCACTTCGGCAGCCGCGACGAGCTTCTCGGGCGCGTGATGTCGCTCGTGCGCGAGCAGACGATCCAGGAGCTGACCACTCCGCCCCCCGCTTCCCTGGAAGAGGCGATCGACCGGTGGTGGGCCTACTACATGGAACACCTCACAGACCTGCAGCTCTTCTTCCACCTGGCCTCGCGCCGTTTCGAGGCTCCCGAGCAGTTCGAGGAGTTCGCGGCGAGCGCGATAGAGAACTGGTCGCTTTACTTCTCCGACAGCATCGAAGCCGAAGGCGGCGATCCGGAGCGGAGCGCTGGCCTGGCGCGCATGATCCTCGCTGCGCTGCGCGGCCTGATGGTCGACTACCTGATCTCGGGCGAGAAGGAACAGGTCGAGCGGGCGCTCGGCGACCTGCGCGCGCTCCTGGCGTCTCCCGCTGATCGCGCCTGACGCACGTCGCTCTCCCGGCGCCGTGGACCGCCGAAACCGCCGGTCTCGGCGGTTTGTTGCGGCCGCGTGAAGAGTCTGTAACGGGATTACGTTTTTGCCCGAATCGCCTTGCTCCAAGGGCCCTGCGCTTCGTAATTTTGAGCCATGACACAGACCGGATCGCAGCGTCCGCTCGCCGGCGACCGAGCCGTCGACACGCGACGGATGCTGGCCGTCGAGGGACCCGCAGGCCACCTGGCCGGGTGGATCCAGGACGGCACCGACGAGTCGGCGGTTCCGCTGCTTTTCCTGCATCCGATCAATACGCGTGGGGCGATCTGGTTCGATGTCGTCGATCTCCTCCCTGCCGACCGCACGTACCTGATGCCCGACCTGCGCGCCCACGGCGACTCCGCACCGTGCGGCGATTTCGGCCTCGACGAATGGCTCTCCGACATCGAAGCGGTGATCGACTCTCACGGGGAAGGACCGCTCCACGTGGTCGGTGGATCGCTGGGCGGATCGCTCGCGGTCTGCCTCGCCGCCCGCCGGCCGCAGCAGGTCGTCTCGATCACGGGGCTGGGCAGTTCCCTCAATTTCGACGGCGCAGACGCCGTCGCCGTCATCGACCTGTTCGACCGTTACGGAATCCCGGGAACCTTCGAGAAGGTGTTCCCAGAGATCACGTTCGGCCCGTATGCCGATCGTGCACTCATCGATCACGGCATACGTCTGTCGAACCCCAATGACGTCGAGACGGTGAAGCGAGTGTGGTCGGCCACCGTCTTCTCGGACTCGACGGATCGCGCAGCCGACGTGGCGTGTCCCGCGCTCGTCGTCACCGGTGAATTCGACGGCACCTGCACGCCCGCGCTCGGCCTGGAGATGGCCAGGCGGCTGAAAACCACGCAGATCCTGCTCCCCGACATCGGCCACATGCCGATGCTCGAAGACCCTCGCCGTGTCGTGGACCTCCTCACACCGCATTTCGCGCAGGCCGAGGCGCTGTTCGCCGACGCAACGCTTTCCGCCCTCCCGCATGTACCCCCGAATGAGACAGGAAGAACCGATGACCGCTGAGACCGACCGCGAAGAGATCCTCACGCTCCACAAGGACTGGTGGGAGGCCAACCACCAGTTGATCATTCCGCAGATGCAGTCGGTGTATCCCACGGGTGACAGCTACCTGATGTTCAACGCGAACGGACATCCCTACTTCGGGATCGACGAGAAGACCGCGCTGTGGGAGTGGTACCAGCGCGAGATCGAGATCACCGGATACCCGGAGATCAAGATCATGCGCCTGACCGTCTCCGGCGACATGGCCTGGCTCGCCTGCGAGGGAGTGTTCCCGATGCGTGCGATCGGTTCCGAGGGCACCGGATCGGCGACGTGGGAGATCAAGGACGAAGAAGTGGCCAACCGGCTCCGCGCCACCGAGATCTACCAGCGCGATGACGGAGACGGCAACCCGGTGTGGAAGATGTGGCACTTCCACGCGTCGCCGCTGCCCGATGCCGACGAACCGCGCCCGGCCTTCGGCGACACTCCCGGCGAGCGCGGACTGGGTGCCGGTCCGGGAATCACGCCGCTCCGGGTGACCAGCGAAGGCGTGCGCGAAGGATGACCCGCCCGCTGACCCTGGGCTACAAGGCCTCGGCCGAGCAGTTCGGCCCGCGAGAACTGCTCGATTTCGGCGTGCTCGCGGAGCAGGCCGGCTTCGACTCGGTCTTCGTCTCCGATCACTTCCAGCCGTGGAAGCACACCGACGGACACGCACCGGCGGCGATCCCCTGGCTCGCGGCTCTCGGGGCGAAGACCGAGCGGATCGTCATGGGGACCTCCGTGCTGACCCCGGGCTTCCGCTACCACCCCGGTGTCGTGGCGCAGTCGTTCGCGACGCTCGGTGTGATGTTCCCCGAGCGCGTTGTGCTCGGGGTCGGGTCGGGAGAGTCGCTCAACGAGGCCCCGCTCGGTTTCGCGTGGCCGGAGATGAAGGAGCGCTTCGCGCGGCTCAAGGAGGCCGTGCTGCTCATCCAGCAACTCTGGAGCGAAGACCGGGTCACCCATCACGGCGAGCACTTCACGACCGAGAGCGCCACGATCTACG from Microbacterium sp. zg-B185 includes:
- a CDS encoding alpha/beta hydrolase gives rise to the protein MTQTGSQRPLAGDRAVDTRRMLAVEGPAGHLAGWIQDGTDESAVPLLFLHPINTRGAIWFDVVDLLPADRTYLMPDLRAHGDSAPCGDFGLDEWLSDIEAVIDSHGEGPLHVVGGSLGGSLAVCLAARRPQQVVSITGLGSSLNFDGADAVAVIDLFDRYGIPGTFEKVFPEITFGPYADRALIDHGIRLSNPNDVETVKRVWSATVFSDSTDRAADVACPALVVTGEFDGTCTPALGLEMARRLKTTQILLPDIGHMPMLEDPRRVVDLLTPHFAQAEALFADATLSALPHVPPNETGRTDDR
- a CDS encoding nuclear transport factor 2 family protein — its product is MTAETDREEILTLHKDWWEANHQLIIPQMQSVYPTGDSYLMFNANGHPYFGIDEKTALWEWYQREIEITGYPEIKIMRLTVSGDMAWLACEGVFPMRAIGSEGTGSATWEIKDEEVANRLRATEIYQRDDGDGNPVWKMWHFHASPLPDADEPRPAFGDTPGERGLGAGPGITPLRVTSEGVREG
- a CDS encoding TetR/AcrR family transcriptional regulator, whose protein sequence is MTARAARMLPAIAEILRAKGPDGFLLNTIAEELGTSSRMLVYHFGSRDELLGRVMSLVREQTIQELTTPPPASLEEAIDRWWAYYMEHLTDLQLFFHLASRRFEAPEQFEEFAASAIENWSLYFSDSIEAEGGDPERSAGLARMILAALRGLMVDYLISGEKEQVERALGDLRALLASPADRA